From Methanocella paludicola SANAE, a single genomic window includes:
- a CDS encoding DUF3795 domain-containing protein yields MDIQYPEIGICGLSCRLCPRYHTEGESRCFGCKTESRMAAGCPFITCAIKKKHVEFCGDCEDSLSCDKWKKHREAGKSHDSFKCYQKLEDDIACIQEHGILQFVESQKVREELLKVMLQEFNEGRSKSYYCIAATVLTPDELRDALEEARRKAGGADVKSRSIALHAALDKAAAGKGRILRLRK; encoded by the coding sequence ATGGATATCCAGTACCCGGAGATCGGCATATGCGGCCTATCCTGCCGGCTGTGTCCCCGGTATCATACGGAGGGCGAGAGCCGGTGCTTCGGATGTAAGACAGAGTCGAGGATGGCCGCCGGCTGCCCGTTCATCACCTGTGCCATAAAGAAGAAACACGTCGAGTTTTGCGGGGATTGCGAGGACAGCCTCTCGTGCGATAAATGGAAAAAGCACCGGGAGGCCGGGAAGTCGCACGATTCGTTCAAGTGTTATCAAAAGCTCGAGGACGACATCGCCTGCATTCAAGAACATGGCATCCTGCAATTCGTCGAATCCCAGAAAGTACGTGAGGAATTACTGAAGGTCATGCTGCAGGAGTTCAACGAGGGCCGCTCTAAAAGCTATTATTGCATAGCCGCTACGGTACTTACTCCCGATGAGCTTCGTGATGCGCTGGAGGAAGCAAGGAGAAAGGCGGGCGGCGCAGATGTTAAGTCACGGTCTATTGCGCTTCATGCAGCGCTGGATAAGGCCGCGGCCGGTAAGGGTCGCATCCTGCGACTGAGAAAATAG
- a CDS encoding ABC transporter ATP-binding protein: MAYHTLIRMAAITTRGLVKRYGSLEALSDLNVTVEEGESFCLLGPNGSGKTTTIGILTGSLAPTAGTAMVMGIDVMADPIGVKRKIGIVPEMEYPPSFLTVREYLDLACSLRKVADPKPKIDRWIQFFGLESKENVLCKDLSKGTKKKVMLSTAFVHEPKLLFLDEPFLDLDPIVQRNTREYLRTYVKEGGTIFLSTHILEIAEKLCDRVGILYNGRLIASGRLAELKHSRESLEDVFMRLVVEAA, from the coding sequence ATGGCTTACCATACGCTGATACGTATGGCGGCGATCACGACCAGGGGATTGGTTAAGAGGTATGGCAGCCTCGAGGCGCTGAGCGACCTGAACGTTACGGTGGAAGAGGGCGAGTCTTTTTGTCTGTTAGGGCCGAACGGGTCGGGGAAGACTACTACGATCGGCATCCTGACGGGCTCGCTGGCCCCCACGGCCGGGACTGCCATGGTCATGGGGATCGACGTCATGGCGGACCCGATAGGCGTTAAAAGGAAGATCGGCATTGTGCCTGAGATGGAATACCCTCCCAGCTTCCTGACGGTACGCGAGTATCTTGACCTGGCGTGCAGCCTCCGTAAGGTCGCCGACCCTAAACCTAAGATAGACAGGTGGATCCAGTTTTTCGGGCTGGAGAGCAAGGAGAACGTGCTCTGCAAGGACTTGAGCAAGGGTACAAAAAAGAAGGTCATGCTATCGACTGCGTTCGTTCATGAGCCGAAATTGCTCTTCCTGGACGAGCCGTTCCTGGACCTGGACCCCATTGTGCAGCGCAACACACGTGAATATTTACGCACCTACGTCAAGGAGGGCGGCACCATCTTCCTCTCGACACACATCCTCGAGATCGCCGAAAAGCTCTGCGACCGCGTGGGCATCCTCTATAACGGCAGGCTCATCGCCAGCGGCAGGCTCGCCGAGCTCAAGCATTCCCGGGAAAGCCTGGAGGACGTGTTCATGAGGCTGGTGGTGGAGGCCGCATAA